One window from the genome of Microbulbifer pacificus encodes:
- a CDS encoding DUF58 domain-containing protein yields the protein MQLTDPQTLASTRDLAWLSRHIAEGMLLGIQHSQRRGAGIEFQQYRSYEPGDPIRHIDWKLFARSDRYFVREAEQESQMHLCIVLDTSASMAQLSFLVPQLSKLQYARCWIATLCWLLHRQGDRFSLLALNDAGNKFVPEGHGEAHHRRIALELERLTAAGRWPSESGLESIWRHFRQPCQVLLVSDFFEHREIGDLNDFAARLHAAGRPCLPLQILVDAEQTFPFDGHLKILDPETCGIIELGAKQQRESYLRAFMQTQQALAARFAARACPLTTATVETPIEKSLRAFVAAHQRLG from the coding sequence GTGCAACTCACCGACCCGCAGACACTTGCCAGCACCCGCGATCTCGCGTGGCTGTCGCGACATATCGCCGAGGGTATGCTGCTGGGTATCCAGCACAGCCAGCGCCGCGGTGCCGGTATTGAATTCCAGCAGTACCGCAGCTACGAACCGGGCGACCCCATCCGCCATATCGACTGGAAACTGTTCGCGCGCTCGGACCGCTATTTCGTACGCGAGGCTGAGCAGGAGAGCCAGATGCACCTGTGTATCGTGCTCGACACCAGCGCATCGATGGCACAGCTGAGCTTTCTGGTTCCACAGCTTAGCAAGCTGCAATATGCCAGGTGCTGGATCGCCACTCTGTGCTGGCTGCTGCACCGACAGGGCGACCGTTTCTCCCTGCTGGCACTGAACGACGCCGGCAACAAATTTGTACCGGAGGGGCACGGTGAAGCCCACCACCGCCGCATCGCGCTGGAACTGGAGCGGCTCACCGCGGCGGGCCGCTGGCCGAGTGAGAGTGGGCTCGAGTCGATATGGAGACACTTCCGGCAGCCCTGTCAGGTTTTGCTGGTCAGCGATTTTTTTGAGCACCGCGAAATCGGCGACCTGAATGACTTCGCCGCGCGCCTGCACGCCGCCGGGCGGCCCTGCCTGCCGCTGCAGATTCTGGTGGATGCCGAGCAGACATTTCCATTTGACGGCCACCTGAAAATTCTCGATCCTGAAACGTGCGGTATCATCGAACTCGGCGCAAAGCAGCAGAGAGAGAGTTACCTGCGCGCATTCATGCAGACTCAGCAAGCACTGGCCGCGCGTTTCGCCGCCCGC
- a CDS encoding AAA family ATPase, producing the protein MHNITADKIEHMIEEQHRALDRLRGEIGKVIVGQQDVVEQMLVCLLARGHVLLEGVPGLGKTLLVKTLADASSLTFKRVQFTPDLMPGDILGSEILEQDHSTGKRFFKFQPGPIFTNILLADEINRTPPKTQAALLESMQEYAVTVAGETMALPQPYFVLATQNPIEQAGTYPLPEAQLDRFLLNIHIDYPQEQEEVEILRTTTGAVHEKPESCLDAEQLQAMQQLVREVSVSDDLYRYVAQLVRATRPQHDKNQLGKWLQWGAGPRAGQALILAAKARAFLYRRLAVTRADIHALLLPVLRHRILLSFHAQADGVTMQQVLEELQNAVAEPGRD; encoded by the coding sequence ATGCACAACATCACAGCAGACAAGATTGAACATATGATCGAAGAGCAACACCGCGCGCTGGATCGGCTGCGCGGGGAAATCGGCAAGGTGATTGTCGGGCAGCAGGACGTGGTGGAGCAGATGCTGGTGTGCCTGTTGGCCCGCGGCCATGTGTTGCTGGAAGGTGTGCCGGGGCTCGGCAAAACCCTGCTGGTAAAAACCCTGGCGGATGCCTCGAGCCTTACCTTCAAGCGCGTTCAGTTCACACCGGACCTGATGCCGGGTGATATTCTCGGCAGTGAGATTCTTGAACAGGATCACAGCACCGGCAAACGCTTCTTCAAGTTCCAGCCCGGCCCGATTTTCACCAACATCCTGCTGGCGGACGAAATCAATCGCACACCGCCGAAAACCCAGGCGGCTCTACTCGAATCCATGCAGGAATATGCCGTGACCGTGGCCGGCGAAACCATGGCTCTGCCCCAACCCTATTTCGTACTCGCCACCCAGAACCCCATCGAGCAGGCGGGAACCTATCCGCTGCCAGAGGCACAGCTGGACCGTTTTCTGCTGAACATCCATATCGACTATCCGCAAGAGCAGGAGGAAGTGGAAATCCTGCGCACTACGACCGGTGCAGTGCATGAGAAGCCGGAATCCTGTCTGGACGCAGAGCAGTTACAGGCCATGCAACAGCTGGTGCGGGAAGTCTCTGTCAGCGACGATCTGTATCGCTATGTGGCACAGCTTGTGCGCGCCACACGCCCGCAGCATGACAAAAACCAACTCGGCAAATGGCTCCAGTGGGGCGCCGGCCCCCGCGCCGGCCAAGCGCTGATTCTCGCGGCCAAGGCACGCGCCTTTCTGTATCGACGTCTTGCGGTTACTCGCGCGGACATTCACGCGCTGCTGCTGCCAGTGCTGCGCCACCGTATTCTGCTGAGCTTCCACGCCCAGGCGGACGGCGTGACCATGCAACAGGTTCTTGAAGAGTTACAAAACGCGGTAGCGGAACCCGGTCGGGATTGA
- a CDS encoding DUF4159 domain-containing protein — translation MSLTRKQFLQHLLLAGGSVALPGRLCAQSAGEQDYDFYFTRLMYESGDWDVDQRMPSNVLNSLIEYTSLKVDPNERIVPLADPAMVLAPFCYLAGHKLVEFTAAEAKNFRDYVNRGGFVFVDDCNHDIDGLFAKSFEAQMAKLFGDDCLQKLPDDHDLYRCFFRFEELPVTSFELNGWGDDLVHDYLKAIVVNGRIAVLYSNKDFGCEWDYDYRNKRWLAIDNTKFAVNIVIYALTT, via the coding sequence GTGTCCCTCACCCGCAAACAATTTCTGCAGCACCTGTTGCTGGCCGGTGGCAGTGTCGCATTGCCTGGCAGATTGTGCGCGCAAAGCGCTGGTGAGCAGGATTACGATTTCTATTTCACCCGCTTGATGTACGAATCCGGCGACTGGGATGTGGACCAGCGCATGCCGTCCAATGTGTTGAATTCGCTGATCGAGTACACCAGCCTGAAAGTCGATCCCAACGAGCGCATTGTGCCACTCGCGGATCCCGCCATGGTGCTCGCGCCCTTCTGTTATCTGGCCGGCCACAAGCTGGTGGAATTTACCGCAGCAGAGGCAAAGAATTTTCGCGATTATGTGAACCGCGGCGGTTTCGTGTTTGTCGACGACTGCAACCACGATATCGATGGCCTGTTTGCCAAATCGTTCGAGGCGCAGATGGCAAAACTGTTCGGCGACGACTGTTTGCAGAAACTGCCGGACGACCACGATCTGTACCGCTGCTTTTTCCGGTTTGAGGAATTACCGGTTACCAGCTTCGAGTTGAACGGCTGGGGGGATGATCTGGTGCACGATTATCTCAAAGCCATTGTGGTCAATGGGCGCATCGCCGTGCTCTACAGCAACAAGGACTTCGGTTGCGAGTGGGATTACGACTACCGCAACAAACGCTGGCTCGCCATCGACAACACGAAGTTCGCCGTCAATATCGTCATTTACGCGCTCACCACCTGA
- a CDS encoding TldD/PmbA family protein, protein MHRRKFLQLSGAGLGVSMLPLSGNVIAESKLTQSGMDIAVKKELADVALNTATKLGASYADVRIGRYLNQYVVTREMKVQNVVNTESIGMGVRVIANGTWGFAATNDMTSDGIARATAQAVATAKANARYQQEPVQLAPVKGHGEVNWKTPIQKNAMEIPLAEKVDLLMEVNKAALDAGASFINSMLFLVNEQKYFASTDGSYIDQDVHRLWSPFTVTAVDKKDGGFRTRDGLGMPVGRGFEYLDGRAEHKVQSQTVLYGDSYDMVEDARLAAQQAQEKLTAKSVTPGKYDLVLDPSHLWLTIHESVGHPLELDRVLGYEANYAGTSFATIDKWKSGKFKYGSDKVNLFADKVQPGSLGAVGYDDEGVQTGSWDLVKDGVLTNYQAIRDQVHMLGQKESHGCCYADSWSSVQFQRMANVSLLPGKEELSLDDMIKDVEKGIYIVGDGSFSIDQQRYNFQFGGQLFYEIENGKITGMLEDVAYQSNTQEFWNSCSQICDKRDYRLGGSFFDGKGQPSQVSAVSHGSATTRFDGVNVINTKRKLG, encoded by the coding sequence ATGCATCGTAGAAAATTTCTGCAGTTGAGCGGCGCCGGTCTCGGTGTCTCCATGCTGCCCCTGTCCGGCAATGTCATTGCCGAAAGCAAGCTGACCCAGAGCGGAATGGACATCGCGGTGAAGAAAGAACTCGCCGATGTCGCCTTGAATACCGCCACCAAGCTCGGCGCTTCCTACGCGGACGTGCGCATTGGGCGCTACCTGAACCAGTATGTGGTCACTCGCGAAATGAAGGTACAGAATGTGGTGAACACCGAGTCCATCGGTATGGGCGTGCGGGTCATCGCCAACGGTACCTGGGGCTTTGCCGCCACCAACGATATGACCAGCGATGGCATTGCCCGCGCCACTGCGCAGGCGGTGGCTACCGCCAAGGCCAACGCCAGGTATCAGCAGGAACCGGTGCAATTGGCGCCGGTAAAAGGCCACGGCGAAGTCAACTGGAAAACCCCGATCCAGAAAAACGCGATGGAAATTCCACTGGCGGAAAAAGTCGACCTGCTGATGGAAGTGAACAAAGCCGCCCTGGATGCCGGTGCCAGTTTTATCAATTCCATGCTGTTTCTGGTGAATGAGCAAAAATATTTTGCGTCTACCGACGGCTCCTATATCGACCAGGATGTACACCGACTGTGGTCGCCCTTCACCGTGACCGCGGTAGACAAGAAAGACGGCGGCTTCCGCACACGCGATGGCCTGGGCATGCCGGTAGGTCGCGGCTTTGAATATCTGGACGGCCGCGCCGAGCACAAGGTGCAGTCACAGACCGTGCTGTACGGTGACTCCTACGATATGGTGGAAGATGCGCGCCTCGCCGCCCAGCAGGCCCAGGAGAAGCTCACCGCGAAATCCGTCACCCCCGGCAAATACGACCTGGTGCTCGATCCCTCACATCTGTGGCTCACCATCCACGAATCCGTCGGCCACCCGCTGGAACTTGACCGTGTGCTCGGCTACGAGGCCAACTACGCCGGCACGTCCTTCGCCACCATCGACAAGTGGAAAAGCGGCAAATTCAAATACGGCAGCGACAAGGTCAACCTGTTTGCGGACAAGGTGCAGCCGGGTTCCCTGGGCGCCGTTGGCTATGACGACGAAGGTGTTCAGACCGGCAGCTGGGATCTGGTAAAAGACGGTGTACTCACCAACTACCAGGCGATCCGCGACCAGGTGCACATGCTGGGGCAGAAAGAATCCCACGGTTGCTGCTACGCGGATAGCTGGTCCAGCGTGCAGTTCCAGCGCATGGCGAACGTCTCACTGCTGCCGGGCAAGGAAGAGCTGAGCCTCGACGACATGATCAAGGATGTGGAAAAAGGCATCTATATTGTCGGCGACGGTTCCTTCTCCATCGACCAGCAGCGCTACAACTTCCAGTTTGGCGGCCAGCTGTTTTATGAAATCGAAAACGGCAAGATCACCGGCATGCTGGAAGACGTCGCCTATCAGTCGAATACCCAGGAGTTCTGGAATTCCTGTTCGCAGATCTGCGACAAGCGCGATTACCGCCTGGGGGGTTCCTTCTTCGACGGCAAGGGCCAGCCAAGCCAGGTGAGTGCCGTGTCTCACGGCAGCGCCACCACGCGTTTTGATGGTGTGAATGTGATCAACACCAAGCGCAAGCTCGGGTAA
- a CDS encoding TldD/PmbA family protein has product MAILSRSEAKQILDKVLKYSKAEGASAQLSGAETGNIRYARNSVSTSGIVNDIELAVEARFGKKSGIATINEFSDAALEKVMRRAEELARLSPDNPEAMPLLEEQKYTVVDGFSKATADITPDQRAKAAADSIMAAKKKNVVAAGYLEDARSFAAIANTNGLFGYHAATTANFTVTMRTENGLGSGWAQSDVTDFGKMNTASSSGIAIDKAVLSQEARALEPGKYTVILEPSAVSGLVAYMMGNFDARSADEGRSFLSKKGGGNRIGEKMFDKRVHLYSDPANAEVPVQPWSDDDHMALARIDWVKGGVVQNLPCSRYWATQSKATAIPSPNNLIMVGGDKSTEELIKNTRRGVLVTRTWYIRMVDPQSLLLTGLTRDGTFYIENGKIKYPIKNFRFNESPVIMLNNIEDMGRPERVNMWGGPAMIPALKVRDFTFSSLSDAV; this is encoded by the coding sequence ATGGCCATTTTATCCAGAAGTGAAGCCAAGCAGATTCTCGACAAGGTGCTGAAATACAGCAAGGCGGAAGGCGCGAGCGCACAGCTGAGCGGCGCCGAGACCGGCAACATCCGCTATGCCCGCAACAGCGTCTCCACCAGCGGCATCGTCAACGATATCGAACTCGCCGTAGAAGCCCGTTTCGGCAAAAAATCCGGTATTGCCACCATCAACGAATTCAGTGATGCCGCGTTGGAAAAAGTCATGCGCCGAGCGGAAGAGCTGGCCCGGCTCTCGCCGGACAACCCGGAAGCCATGCCCCTGCTCGAAGAACAGAAATACACCGTGGTCGATGGTTTTTCCAAGGCCACGGCAGACATCACTCCGGATCAGCGCGCCAAGGCCGCCGCCGATTCCATCATGGCCGCGAAGAAGAAAAATGTAGTGGCCGCGGGCTATCTGGAAGATGCGCGCTCCTTCGCGGCGATCGCCAATACCAACGGCCTGTTCGGCTATCACGCCGCCACCACCGCCAATTTCACCGTCACCATGCGCACGGAAAACGGCCTGGGCTCAGGCTGGGCACAATCTGACGTGACCGATTTCGGCAAAATGAATACCGCTTCCAGTTCCGGTATCGCCATCGACAAGGCGGTGCTGTCGCAGGAGGCGCGCGCACTGGAGCCAGGCAAATACACCGTGATTCTGGAGCCGAGCGCCGTATCCGGGCTCGTGGCCTACATGATGGGCAACTTCGACGCGCGCAGTGCCGATGAAGGTCGCAGCTTCCTTAGCAAGAAGGGCGGCGGCAACCGCATCGGCGAGAAAATGTTCGACAAACGCGTGCACCTGTACTCCGACCCCGCGAACGCGGAGGTTCCGGTACAACCCTGGTCCGACGACGATCACATGGCGCTCGCGCGTATCGACTGGGTAAAAGGCGGCGTGGTTCAAAACCTGCCGTGCAGCCGCTACTGGGCAACACAGTCCAAGGCCACCGCAATCCCGTCGCCGAATAACCTGATCATGGTGGGCGGCGACAAGTCCACCGAGGAGCTGATCAAGAATACCCGCCGCGGCGTGCTGGTAACCCGCACCTGGTATATCCGCATGGTCGACCCGCAGTCCCTGCTGCTGACCGGACTGACCCGCGACGGCACCTTCTATATCGAGAACGGCAAGATCAAATATCCGATCAAGAATTTCCGCTTTAATGAAAGTCCGGTGATCATGCTCAACAACATTGAAGACATGGGGCGTCCCGAACGTGTGAACATGTGGGGTGGCCCGGCAATGATTCCCGCACTGAAAGTGCGCGACTTCACCTTCAGCAGCCTGTCAGACGCCGTTTAA
- a CDS encoding TldD/PmbA family protein, with product MKRRNFLRLAGVGTGGILLPVAGTPVSAAQLVENAMDVGHKKTLADVALNTARKAGASYTDVRIGRYLNQFVLTREANVENIVNTESFGAGIRVIAGGTWGFAATNDLTADGIARAARQAVAVARANSKYQTEPVQLAPVKGVGEVSWRTPIQKNAIEVPISEKVEFLMEVNNGALKAGASFINSSLYLVNEQKYFASSDGSYIDQDIHRLWAPMQVTVVDKDSGAFKTRNGLSDPVGRGYEYLDGREEDKIHGETTLYKNSYDMAEDAILAAQQARAKLTAKSIEPGKYDLVLEPSHLMLTIHESVGHPLELDRVLGYEANYAGTSFATLDKWRSGKFNYGSDKVNLFADKIQEGSLGAVGYDDEGVPGKRWDLVKDGVLVNYQATRDQVHMIDQKESHGCCYADSWSSVQFQRMPNVSLAPGEEQYSAKEMIKDVEKGIYILGRGSYSIDQQRYNFQFGGQLFYEIKNGEIVGQVEDVAYQSNTQEFWNSCTAICDSSDYRLGGTFFDGKGQPSQVSAVSHGCATTRFDKINVINTKRKIS from the coding sequence ATGAAGAGAAGAAATTTCCTCAGGCTTGCCGGTGTCGGCACCGGCGGCATCCTGTTGCCGGTGGCGGGCACACCGGTCTCCGCCGCGCAGCTGGTGGAGAATGCCATGGACGTCGGCCACAAAAAGACCCTCGCCGATGTCGCTCTCAACACCGCCCGCAAGGCGGGCGCCAGCTATACCGATGTACGCATCGGCCGCTACCTCAACCAGTTCGTACTCACTCGCGAAGCCAACGTCGAGAATATCGTCAACACCGAGTCCTTTGGTGCCGGCATTCGTGTGATCGCCGGGGGCACATGGGGTTTCGCTGCCACCAATGACCTGACCGCGGACGGTATCGCCCGGGCGGCGCGCCAGGCGGTGGCGGTGGCGAGGGCCAACTCGAAATATCAGACGGAACCGGTGCAGCTGGCGCCAGTGAAAGGGGTCGGCGAGGTTTCCTGGCGAACGCCAATCCAAAAGAATGCGATCGAGGTACCGATCAGCGAAAAGGTCGAGTTCCTGATGGAGGTCAACAACGGCGCGCTGAAGGCAGGAGCCAGTTTCATCAATTCCTCCCTCTATCTGGTGAACGAGCAGAAGTATTTTGCCTCCTCTGATGGCTCCTATATCGACCAGGATATCCACCGGCTGTGGGCGCCAATGCAGGTCACCGTGGTGGACAAGGACAGCGGTGCGTTCAAAACCCGCAACGGTCTCAGTGATCCTGTCGGGCGCGGCTACGAATACCTCGACGGCCGCGAGGAGGACAAGATTCACGGCGAGACCACCCTGTACAAGAACTCCTACGATATGGCGGAGGACGCGATACTCGCCGCACAACAGGCCAGGGCCAAGCTCACCGCCAAATCCATCGAGCCAGGTAAATACGACCTGGTGCTGGAGCCCTCACACCTGATGCTCACCATCCACGAGTCCGTCGGACACCCATTGGAGCTCGACCGCGTGCTCGGCTACGAGGCCAACTACGCCGGCACATCCTTTGCAACCCTGGATAAATGGCGCAGTGGCAAATTCAACTACGGTAGCGACAAGGTCAACCTGTTTGCAGACAAGATCCAGGAGGGCTCCCTCGGTGCCGTCGGCTACGACGATGAGGGAGTGCCAGGCAAACGCTGGGATCTGGTGAAAGACGGCGTACTGGTGAACTATCAGGCTACCCGCGACCAGGTGCACATGATCGACCAGAAGGAATCCCACGGCTGTTGTTACGCCGACAGCTGGTCCAGCGTGCAGTTCCAGCGCATGCCGAACGTATCCCTGGCACCGGGTGAAGAACAGTACTCTGCAAAAGAGATGATCAAGGACGTGGAGAAAGGTATCTACATACTCGGCCGCGGTTCTTATTCCATCGACCAGCAACGCTACAACTTCCAGTTCGGCGGCCAGCTGTTCTACGAAATCAAAAACGGTGAAATCGTCGGCCAGGTGGAAGATGTCGCCTATCAGTCGAATACCCAGGAGTTCTGGAATTCGTGTACGGCTATCTGCGACAGCAGTGATTACCGGCTGGGCGGCACCTTCTTTGATGGCAAGGGACAACCGAGCCAGGTGAGTGCGGTCTCTCACGGTTGTGCCACGACCCGCTTCGACAAGATCAATGTAATCAACACCAAGCGCAAGATCAGCTGA
- a CDS encoding PspA/IM30 family protein — translation MKEGLIKRISRIISASANALVDSVENATPQLVMEQAIREIDDAIADVRDQLGKAEAAKYLTSKTLNDENRRHATLGEQIEVAVQQGRDDLAEAAIAKQMDIEAQIPVLEKALAENDREIGELSSYIGALQGKKREMREQLREFIKASEHVANGTTAEQTGSNRATASKVEQASGAFNRVLENAGVPTTESSADASKLAELEELARNNRIKERLAKIKTQTEA, via the coding sequence ATGAAAGAAGGACTGATCAAACGCATCTCCCGTATCATTTCCGCTTCCGCCAATGCGCTGGTGGACTCGGTAGAAAACGCCACACCGCAACTGGTGATGGAGCAGGCCATTCGCGAAATCGACGATGCCATCGCCGATGTGCGCGACCAGCTCGGTAAAGCGGAAGCGGCAAAATATCTCACCAGTAAAACGCTGAACGACGAAAACCGTCGTCACGCCACCCTCGGTGAACAGATTGAGGTTGCGGTGCAGCAGGGGCGCGATGATCTGGCGGAGGCGGCGATTGCCAAGCAGATGGACATCGAGGCACAGATTCCGGTACTGGAAAAAGCCCTCGCGGAAAACGACCGGGAAATCGGCGAGTTGAGTTCCTACATTGGCGCGCTGCAGGGCAAGAAGCGCGAGATGCGCGAGCAGCTGCGCGAGTTCATCAAGGCCAGCGAACATGTAGCCAACGGGACTACCGCCGAGCAGACCGGCAGCAACCGTGCGACGGCCAGCAAGGTGGAGCAGGCTTCCGGGGCATTCAACCGCGTACTGGAGAATGCTGGTGTGCCCACAACCGAGTCCAGCGCGGATGCCAGCAAACTGGCCGAACTGGAGGAGCTGGCGCGTAATAATCGCATCAAGGAGCGTCTGGCGAAAATCAAAACCCAGACGGAGGCCTGA
- a CDS encoding YqiJ family protein yields the protein MGFFLQDGNQLFTGALVLMLMIAVLEGVMTLIGVGISDLLDNLLPEVDVDLDAPDTEAGGVLTKLLGWLRFGEVPALILLVAFLVGFGVTGLLIQMFVESLFGTLLPGWLLAMPVLLLALPQVRFVGNLLRKFAVGDETEAVSRQAFIGRVAVITIGQAAAGSPAEARFSDQFGTTHYVMVEPDEGEIFSQGDKVLLVEELGARFRVTRPTSQHLIQNN from the coding sequence ATGGGTTTCTTTCTGCAAGACGGCAATCAGCTATTCACCGGGGCGCTGGTGCTGATGTTGATGATTGCCGTGCTCGAAGGGGTGATGACGCTGATCGGCGTCGGTATTTCCGACCTGCTCGACAACCTGTTGCCAGAGGTGGATGTCGATCTGGATGCGCCGGACACCGAAGCGGGTGGTGTACTCACCAAGTTGCTCGGCTGGCTACGCTTTGGCGAAGTACCGGCATTGATTCTGCTGGTGGCATTTCTGGTCGGTTTTGGGGTGACCGGGCTGCTGATCCAGATGTTTGTGGAATCTCTGTTTGGCACGCTGCTGCCGGGCTGGCTGTTGGCGATGCCGGTATTGCTGCTCGCGCTACCACAGGTGCGTTTTGTCGGTAATCTGCTGCGCAAGTTTGCCGTGGGTGATGAAACCGAGGCGGTGAGCCGGCAGGCATTTATCGGTCGGGTAGCGGTCATCACCATAGGGCAAGCCGCCGCGGGCTCTCCGGCGGAGGCACGTTTCAGCGACCAGTTCGGCACCACGCACTACGTCATGGTCGAGCCGGACGAGGGCGAAATATTTTCACAGGGAGATAAGGTGTTGCTGGTGGAAGAGCTCGGAGCCAGGTTCCGTGTCACCCGCCCAACCAGCCAGCATCTGATACAAAACAATTAA
- a CDS encoding flotillin family protein: MIQNLSNIAIMAGAVLVGLIVIGTIFARLYTRASKERSFVRTGMGGQKVIMNGGALVLPVLHEIIPVNMNTLRLAVSRKEHQALITKDRMRVDVLAEFYLRVKPDNDAIANAAQTLGLRTLDPDALKDMIEGKFVDALRSVAAEMQMAELHEQRSQFVQKVQQVVSEDLLKNGLELESVSLTGLDQTHKEFFNQDNVFDAEGLASMTRSIEARRKEVNDVEQETRVQIETKNLEAERQRLEIEKEKRYALLEQQREIENREAAQKADMAKELAAQEKAARQAEIEAQREVDQSRIAAEQATRLLEIEKEKRLQEQEIERERILEEQRISKQKSLEMAEQERAIAVAEKSKEQSVADQQANVARAEAVKAEEQVRTAKDVEVAERDKRIEIIEAQKEAERQATAIKVAAEAEKAAAEDKAEALRLQASAEAEAVRIKVEADREKYAVDAEGQRLMNEAMNSLSEAQIALKRILSLHDALPNIIRESVRPMEKIEGMKIISVEGLNGIDGRASGGILDSDGESKGQSLPEALVGSALKHRAMAPLVDSLLKEAGVGDFSKMTEPQV; the protein is encoded by the coding sequence GTGATACAGAATCTTTCCAACATAGCGATTATGGCGGGAGCCGTTCTTGTAGGCCTGATCGTGATCGGCACCATCTTTGCGCGCCTGTATACCCGCGCGTCCAAGGAGCGCTCCTTTGTCCGTACCGGTATGGGCGGGCAGAAGGTGATCATGAACGGTGGCGCGCTGGTGCTGCCGGTACTGCATGAAATCATCCCGGTAAACATGAACACTCTGCGCCTCGCGGTATCCCGCAAGGAGCACCAGGCGCTGATTACCAAGGATCGTATGCGTGTGGATGTGCTCGCGGAATTCTACCTGCGGGTGAAACCGGACAACGATGCCATCGCCAATGCGGCACAGACCCTTGGTCTGCGCACCCTGGATCCGGATGCGCTGAAAGATATGATCGAGGGCAAGTTTGTCGACGCCCTGCGCTCGGTGGCGGCGGAGATGCAGATGGCGGAACTGCACGAGCAGCGCAGCCAGTTTGTACAGAAGGTACAGCAGGTGGTTTCCGAGGATCTGCTGAAAAATGGTCTCGAGCTGGAATCGGTTTCACTGACCGGTCTCGACCAGACCCACAAGGAATTTTTCAACCAGGACAATGTGTTCGACGCGGAAGGTCTTGCCAGCATGACGCGCTCAATCGAGGCGCGCCGCAAGGAAGTGAACGATGTTGAGCAGGAGACGCGCGTCCAGATCGAAACCAAAAACCTGGAGGCCGAGCGCCAGCGTCTGGAAATCGAAAAAGAGAAGCGCTACGCGCTTCTTGAGCAACAGCGTGAAATAGAAAACCGCGAGGCGGCGCAAAAGGCCGATATGGCCAAAGAACTCGCGGCGCAGGAAAAGGCTGCGCGCCAGGCGGAAATTGAAGCCCAGCGCGAGGTGGATCAGTCCCGCATTGCCGCTGAGCAGGCCACCCGCCTGCTGGAAATTGAAAAGGAAAAACGCCTGCAGGAGCAGGAGATCGAGCGCGAACGGATTCTGGAAGAACAGCGTATTTCCAAGCAGAAATCCCTGGAAATGGCCGAACAGGAGCGCGCCATTGCGGTCGCCGAGAAATCCAAGGAGCAGTCTGTTGCCGATCAGCAGGCAAACGTCGCCCGCGCCGAAGCCGTGAAGGCGGAAGAACAGGTGCGTACCGCCAAGGATGTGGAAGTGGCCGAGCGCGACAAGCGCATCGAGATCATCGAAGCACAGAAAGAGGCCGAGCGTCAGGCCACTGCCATCAAGGTAGCGGCGGAAGCGGAGAAAGCCGCGGCGGAAGACAAAGCCGAGGCCCTGCGCCTGCAGGCATCCGCTGAGGCCGAGGCGGTACGTATCAAGGTTGAAGCGGACCGTGAGAAATATGCGGTGGATGCGGAGGGTCAGCGTCTGATGAACGAGGCCATGAACAGCCTCAGCGAAGCGCAGATTGCACTCAAGCGTATTCTCAGCCTGCACGATGCGCTGCCGAATATCATCCGCGAGAGCGTGCGCCCGATGGAGAAGATCGAAGGCATGAAGATCATTTCCGTCGAGGGCCTGAATGGTATCGACGGCCGCGCCAGCGGTGGCATCCTAGACAGCGATGGTGAGTCCAAGGGGCAGAGTCTGCCGGAAGCGCTGGTGGGCAGCGCTCTCAAGCATCGCGCCATGGCACCGCTGGTAGATTCCCTGCTGAAAGAGGCCGGTGTGGGCGACTTCAGCAAAATGACTGAACCCCAAGTCTGA